CGCAGGATCGGCACCACGGTAATTTTTTTGCCTTTGATTTGCTCGATCTCAACCGGGCCATTCCAGCCTTCGATAGTGACCGTTTCGGTGGCTAAATCAGAGGTGGCTTCATAAGTCAGCAGACTTCCCACTTCTGAGGCGAGTTCACGAAAACGTTTGGTGCTTACGTCATGTTCACGCATCAGACCCAGTTTATGTTTGACCAGCGGGTGTTTGACTTCCACGATCTTCATTGTTGTACTCCCGGAGTGTTAAGCTGCAAAAAAAATCGCGAGATTATAGCGCCATTTACGCGCTGCGCCATATGACTTAATGCAACTTCTGCCAATTCCTTCGCGCTCTGTTAAGAATTGGCTAAAATTCAGATATCCGCAACGCGTCGAAGATGGCACTCGCAAACGTTTGCCTGCGCTGTTAGAATTGCCGCGCTTTATTTTCCAACCACCAACCGCAAACCGCGTGGGGATTCGCAGTGACCGACAAAACCTCTCTCAGCTATAAAGACGCCGGCGTAGATATCGATGCTGGTAATGCTTTAGTCGATCGTATTAAAGGCGTAGTGAAAAAGACCCGTCGCCCGGAAGTCATGGGTGGGCTGGGCGGTTTCGGTGCCCTTTGTGCACTGCCGCAAAAATACCGCGAACCGATTCTGGTTTCCGGCACTGACGGCGTCGGCACCAAGCTGCGTCTGGCGATGGACCTTAAACGCCACGATTCCATCGGAATCGATCTGGTCGCGATGTGCGTGAATGATTTGGTGGTTTCGGGAGCCGAACCCCTGTTCTTCCTGGATTACTATGCCACCGGCAAACTGGATGTGGAGATCGCAGCCAGTGTGATCACCGGGATTGCTGAAGGCTGTTCACAGTCAGGCTGTGCATTGGTAGGCGGCGAGACCGCTGAAATGCCGGGCATGTATCATGGCGAAGATTACGACGTGGCTGGCTTCTGTGTCGGCGTGGTCGAAAAATCAGAAATTATCGACGGCAGCAAAGTTCAGGACGGCGACGTGCTGATTGCTCTCGGTTCCAGCGGCCCGCACTCCAACGGCTATTCGCTGGTGCGTAAGATTCTGGAACACAGCAACACCGATCCGGAAACCACTCAGCTGGAAGGCAAGCCTCTGGCCGATCATCTGCTGGCCCCAACCCGCATCTACGTGAAGAACATCCTGAGCCTGATTGAACAGGTTGATGTTCATGCTGTTGCTCACCTGACCGGCGGCGGCTTCTGGGAAAATATCCCACGCGTGCTGCCTGACAACACCCAGGCGGTGATTGATGAGTCAAGCTGGCAGTGGCCTGCTGTGTTTGGCTGGATGCAGGAAGCGGGCAACGTGAGCCGCTTTGAGATGTACCGCACCTTTAACTGTGGCGTAGGCATGTTGATTGCCCTGAGCGCAGAAGAAGCGGACAAAGCGGTGCAGTTGATGACCGATGCGGGCGAGAAAGCCTGGAAAATCGGGGTGATCAAGGCTTCCGATTCTGAAGAACGTGTGGTCATTAACGCATGAAACGGCTAGTCGTGCTGGTATCCGGCCAGGGGAGCAATCTTCAGGCAATCCTGGATGGCTGTCAGCAGGGCCAGATCCACGGCAGCGTGGCTGCCGTGTTCAGCAACAAATCGGAAGCTTACGGTCTGACGCGAGCGCGTGAGGCCGGGGTGCCTGCCCATGCGCTGGCGGCCTCTCAGTTTGCCGATCGTGAGGCGTTTGATAATCAGCTGATGCTGGAAATCGACGCTTATGCACCCGATCTGGTAGTGCTGGCCGGTTATATGCGCATTCTCAGTCCGCAGTTTGTTCAGCACTATGCCGGACGAATGCTGAATATCCACCCCTCCCTGCTGCCTAAATATCCCGGATTGCATACGCATCGCCAGGCCATTGAGAACGGTGATGAAGAGCACGGAACATCGGTGCATTTTGTCACTGAACAGTTGGATGGCGGCCCGGTGATCCTTCAGGCGAAGGTGCCGGTTTTTGCTGGCGATACTGAGGATGAGGTAAATGCACGCGTTCAGCATCAGGAACACGCCATTTATCCGTTGGTGGTGAGCTGGTTTGTTGAGGGTCGTCTGGAGATGAAGGATGACGCAGCCTGGCTGGATGGCGAGAAGTTACCGCTGGAAGGTCACGCGTTCGACTGACCGGACAGGTGCGCGAAGCTGAATATCAAAAGGGGCGAAAGCCCCTTTTTGCCGGGCAGAATTCAGAAAACTCAGCCGTAGCGCCCGGTAATATAATCCTCGGTACGACGCTGGCGCGGCGTTGTGAAAAGTTCGTCCGTTTCACCAAACTCCACCACGCTTCCCTGATGCATAAAGGCCGTGAAGTCAGAGACACGCGCGGCCTGCTGCATGTTATGGGTGACGAGGATCAGCGTGAAGTGCTGCCGGAGCGTGCTCATCAGCTCTTCGATGACCAGCGTGGAGATGGGGTCCAGCGCCGAGGTAGGTTCATCCAGCAGCAGTATCTCCGGCTCAATAGCGATCGCGCGGGCAATCACCAGCCGCTGCTGCTGACCGCTGGAGAGCGTCAGCGCGTTCTGCCAGAGGTTATCTTTGACTTCGCTCCACAGCGCAGCAGCACGCAGCGCCCGCTCTACCGCCTCATCCAGCACCCGACGATCGCGCACGCCCTGCAGGCGCAGTCCATAAACCACATTTTCATAGATAGTTTTAGGAAACGGGTTCGGTCGCTGGAACACCATGCCAACTCTTCTGCGCAGCGCGGAGAGATCCTGACTGCCCGATAAAATCGACTGCTGGTTGATCCGGATATCGCCTTCGGTACGACAGCCGTCGATCAGCTCGTTCATCCGGTTTAGGCTCCGCAGCAGCGTGGATTTGCCGCAGCCGGAGGGGCCAATCAGGGCGGTAATGCGATTTTTAGGAATGCGCAGGGCGATCTCATTCAACGCCTGTTTTTCGCCATACCACAGCGAAAAATTTTCCAGCTCAAGCGTGGTTTCCAGCTCATCAGCCATCACAATTTTTCTCTCACAATCAGTTCATCAGCGCGCGATAGCGTTCACGCAGGCGGTGGCGTAAAGCCATTGCCAGCACATTCAGCGCCAGGATAATGGTCACCAGCAACAGGGCGGTGGCAAAGACCAGCGGGCGATCGGCCTGGGCATTGGGGCTCTGGAAAGCCAGATCGTAAATCTGGAAGCCAAGGTGCATAAATTTACGATCCAGGTGCAGATAAGGGAACACGGCATCAATGGGCAACTCCGGCACCATCTTCACTACGCCAACCAGCATCAACGGCGCGGTTTCGCCTGCTGCCCGCGCTACTGCCAGAATCAGCCCGGTCAGCATAGCCGGAACGGCCAGCGGCAGGGTCACATGCCACAGGGTTTCGGCTTGTGTCGCCCCCAGGGCCAGCGAACCCTGTCGCAGGGACGCAGGAATGCGTGACAGCCCCTCTTCCGTGGCTACAATCACCACCGGCAGCGTCAGCAGGGCCAGCGTCAGGGAAGCCCAGAGCAGGCCTGGCGTGCCAAAGGTCGGTGCGGGCAGGGCATCGGCGAAAAGCACTTTATCGAGACTTCCGCCCACCAGCCAGACAAAAAAGCCGAGCCCGAACACGCCGTAAACAATTGAGGGTACACCGGCGAGATTAACCACGGCGATGCGGACCAGCCGGGTCATCAGGCTGTTTCCGGCATATTCATGCAGCCAGATTGCCGCAATAACGCCGAGCGGCATCACGACCACCGACATCAACAGCACCATTAAAACGGTGCCAAATATTGCCGGGAAAACGCCCCCCTCGCCCAGGGTATCGCCCTGAGTACCGCTGACAAAATGCCACACCTGCCAGCCAAATTGCAGCCATTTTTCACCGTAAGTCATGGCGTTAGGATACCAGGCCGAAAGGATCTGGTTCATCGGGATGCGGTGCTGTTGCCCCTGCGCATCACGCAGGATCAACACTGTACTGTTGCTTTCGCTGGTCAGTTCACCGAGCTGCTGCGCTTTCAGTGAGAACTGGCGCTGGAGTTCCGCGCTGTCGGCCTGATGGATGGACTGAGCCTGAGCGGTGTACCTGTTATCCTGCTGTAAACGGCGCTGCCGCTGGGCCAGCCTCTCCAGCTCGCTGTTGAGCTTCGCCATACTGACCCGGCGCAGGCTTTCTGCCTGGGACATATGCTGCTGAGACTGTTTTATCCGCTGTTGCAGAGTGCGCATCATATTGCGCGCCACCAGCGGCTGGCCGTTCTCCAGCAGTCCGTCAAACCAGCCGTAAGCCATGCCGCCCGTCCTGCGTTGCAGGGCAATCACCCCTGTTGGCGCCTCACTGGAGACGATCTGGCTGCTCAGAATGTTTTGAAAATCTGAAGCGGAGAAATCGCGGTTGCCGGTTTTAATCAGATAGCGCGTCACTTCCTCCGGCAGGTTGTCCGGTATTTTCCTTCCGCTTGCCTCAAGCTGCTGCCGTGAGACGGTTTGCGACTGGGCGACTTCCCCCAGTATCTGCGTGGTGCCCAGGGTTTGCTGAACGGTATACAAGGTGACGGGCTGCGGCCAGAAGTAGCGTAATCCCTGCCAGGCGAGAAGAGCAATAAGCAGGATAAAGGCCAGCAGACTCACCGCCACCGCCCCACCGGTTAACCAGCGCCAGCGGTGGTTACTCATCACGGCACTCATGACTGCCCCTCCTGCTGACTGTAACGCTGGCGTAATCGCTGACGGATCAGTTCAGCAAAGGTGTTCACAATCAGGGTGAAGACCAGCAGCACCAGCGCGCTCAGGAACAGAATACGGTAATGCCCGCTGCCCGCCGCCGCTTCCGGCATCTCAATCGCTACGTTGGCCGCCAGGCTTCGCACCCCCTGAAGCAGGCCGCCCTCTGTTACCGGAGTATTTCCCGTGGCCATCAACACAATCATGGTTTCCCCCAGTGCCCGACCAAAGCCGATCATCAGCGCGGCAAAAATGCCGGATGAGGCGCCAGGCACCACCACGCGGGTCAGCGTTTGCCACGGCGTGGCACCTAACGCCAGCGATCCCTGCCCCAGCGAGGCCGGCACGCTGAAAATGGCATCTTCTGCCAGGGTAAAGATCAGCGGCACCAGAGCAAAGCCCATTGCCACCCCGGCAATCAGTAAATTACGCTGCTGATACCCCTCGCTGAAGCGTTCGGCCAGGCCTGTACCCAGCCGGTGTTCAATGACCGGCACCAGCCAGAGACAAAAGACCAGGGTCAGCAGCAGCAGCGGCAGCAACATCCAGATTTCACGCCCTTCGCCACACAGACGCTTGCGCCAGGCCGGGGGCAATTTCAGCGTCCCCCAACTGCATAACAGTAAAACGCCTGCCAGCATCAGCGGCAGTAAAAGCACGCCCAGTAAGCGGTCCGCCAGTTGCGGTGCCAGCCACAATCCGGCAATCAGGCCTATTACCACGCTGGGCAGCGCGCCCATCATTTCGATGGCCGGTTTCACCCAGCGCCGCAGACCCGGTGCCATAAACCAGGCCGTGTACATCGCCGCCGCCAGCGCCAGCGGAGTGGCAAACAGCATAGCCAGCCCGGCCGCTTTCAGCGTGCCTGCCACCATCGGCACCAGGCTGAATTTCCCCTGATACTCGTCGTTAGCCGAAGTGGACTGCCAGACATAGTCCGGTGAGGGGTAGTGTTCATACCAGACTTTTTGCCAGAGATTGCGCCAGCTGATGTCGGGCCAGGGGTTATCGATCCTGAAGTGCATCCACTGCCCGTCGCTTTCCGTCACCAGACCATCCCCCTGAGGCGCAAAAGCTGCACTCCGGACGCCCGACGGGAGCTGATGGGTTAAAATTGCGCCCTGCTGTTTGCTGGCAAACAGCATCAGTTCACCTGAAGCGCTGAGGGTGGCGAACACGCGGCGATGAGCCTCAGCGATCAGCACTGCCTGCGCGCTTGCCCCGTCAAACTGGCGGATATAGCGCAGATGCGGCCCGGATTCACTGGCGATATCAAACCACTGCGCAATCCCCTTATCATCTGCCACCAGCAGCGAACTGCCTCCGCTCATCAGGGCGAGGCGGGTTGGCGCTGAGGTTAAGGTCTGCGTATCGCGCAGCACGGGGCCGGAGGCGGTGATGCGCCACACCCGAAGAATCGAACCCGACACGCCGAAGAGCAGTTGCCCATCCGGCGAGAGTTGCAGCAAATTCACGTCCGGCATTTCCAGGGTAAAGGCTTCAGGCACGTTACCGGCCTGGTAATTCAGCAGGGTGATACCCCCGGGGCTGGCCTGAGCCACGAGCCAGTGCCGGTCATTCACCTGGGCAATGCTCATGACGGTGGCGGCATCATCACTGCCCGCCAGCGGCTTATCGCCCAGCGGGAATTTCCAGTCCGGCTCGCCTTCTGAGCCATTGAACCTGGGCTGAACCAGGGTGATCCCGCTGCTGCTGTGCAGCAGGATGCTGACGTTATCGGAGGTTGAGACGGCAGTGACCGGCTCTTTGGTCAGTGGGTAAGGCGCAGAAACCGGTTGAGCATTAAGCGGAATAAAGAAGCCTTTCCCCTGGTCGTCGATACGCCAGCCCCATTTTTGCTGTGCATCCATACCCAGTGCCACCGCGGGCTGAGAAGCGGGCAGTTCAATCATCTGGCCGCTGCGCAACGAGGGCGAGGAAAATAGCGGTACCACTACCCACAGCAACCAGACAAAAAGCAGCAGCATCACCAGCAGGATCGCCAGCCCGCAAACCCTGACCACACGGCGAGTCAGCCGGTCAATAAATTGACGGCGCCGGTCATTAAACTGGGCTGGGATGGGGGTTGAACTCATGCTTTATCGGTTTTCCAGTGGCATTGAAGTCGCTATGTTGCCCTTATGTGATTAATAAGACAATCAACAATGTCCGTTGGACTTTGCTGCCATACTCTCGCCATAATGAGGTGAGACAATGGCCGGTCACAGGCAGGATCTTAAGACGGAGTAAAAATGGGTCAGGAAAAGCTCTATATAGAGAAAGAACTAAGCTGGTTATCGTTCAACGAACGTGTCCTTCAGGAAGCGGCGGATAAGACCAATCCCCTGATTGAACGCATGCGTTTTCTGGGAATTTACTCTAATAATCTGGAAGAGTTCTATAAAGTACGCTTTGCCGACTTAAAACGCCGTATTCTGATCGGTGAAGAGCAAGGTTCGCCTTCCACCCCACGCCACCTTTTAAAAAAAATTCAGGCACGGGTATTAAAGGCAGATCAGGAGTTTGATGGTCTGTATAACGATTTGCTGTTGGAGATGGCGCGTAACCAGATTTTCCTGATTAACGAGCGTCAACTCTCCCCTAACCAGCAAAGCTGGCTTCGTCACTATTTCAAACACCAGCTGCGCCAGCACATCACGCCGATTCTGGTGAACCACGACACCGACCTGATTGAATTCCTGAAGGATGATTACACCTACCTGGCGGTGGAGATTATTCGTGGCGCTCAAATCAGCTACGCCCTGCTGGAGATCCCCTCCGACAAGGTGCCGCGCTTTGTAAATCTGCCACCGGAAACGCCGCGCCGCCGCAAGCCGATGATCCTGCTGGACAATATCCTGCGTTACTGCCTGGGCGATATTTTCCGTGGCTTCTTTGATTACGATGCGCTGAATGCCTACTCGATGAAGATGACCCGTGATGCAGAATATGATCTGGTCACGGAGATGGAATCCAGCCTGCTGGAACTGATGTCCTCCAGCCTTAAGCAGCGACTAACGGCTGAACCGGTGCGGTTTGTCTATCAACGCGACATGCCAGATGCGATGGTGGAGATGCTGGGTAAAAAGCTCAACATCACCAACTATGACTCCATCGTTCCCGGCGGGCGTTACCATAACTTTAAAGATTTTATTGGCTTCCCTAACGTCGGCAAGGCAAATCTGGTTAACAAACCGCTGCCGCAGCTACGTCACATCTGGTTTGACCGTTTCCGTAATGGGTTTGACGCCATCCGCAATCGTGATGTGCTGCTCTATTACCCTTATCACACCTTTGAGCATGTGCTTGAGTTACTGCGTCAGGCCTCGTTCGACCCGGCCGTACTGGCTATCAAAATCAATATTTATCGGGTGGCCAAAAACTCCCGCATCATTGATGCGATGATCCACGCCGCCTACAACGGTAAAAAAGTCACCGTGGTGGTGGAGTTGCAGGCACGCTTTGATGAAGCGGCGAACATTCACTGGGCCAAGCGGCTTACGGAAGCTGGCGTGCATGTTATTTTCTCTGCACCTGGACTCAAGATCCACGCCAAGCTGTTTTTGATCTCGCGCCGGGAAAACGGCGAGATTGCCAGGTATGCCCATATCGGCACCGGCAATTTCAACGAGAAAACCGCCCGTATCTATACCGATTATTCTCTCTTAACCGCTGATGCGCGCATTACTAATGAGGTGCGTCGGGTCTTTAACTTTATTGAAAACCCCTATCGCCCGGTGAGCTTCGAACACCTGATGGTGTCACCGCAGAACTCCCGTCAGATGCTTTATCAGCTGATTGATAATGAGATCGCCAATGCGCAAAACGGCATACCTGCCGGTATCACGCTTAAAATCAATAATCTGGTGGATAAGGGGCTGGTAGACAGGCTTTATACCGCCTCCAGCGTGGGCGTAAAGGTGAACCTGTTAGTACGCGGTATGTGTTCCCTGATCCCTAATCTTGAAGGGATCAGCGAAAATATTCGCGTCATCAGCATTGTTGACCGTTATCTTGAGCACGATCGCGTCTATATTTTTGATAACGGCGGCGATAAAAAAGTGTTCCTCTCATCCGCAGACTGGATGACCCGTAATATTGATTATCGTATCGAGGTTGCCGTCTCCATTCTTGACCCTATTCTGAAACAGCGGGTGCTGGATATTATTGGCATCCTGTTCAGTGATACGCTTAAGGCGCGCTTCGTAGACAAAGAGCTCAGTAACCGGTATGTTCCGCGCGGCAATCGCCGCAAAGTGCGCGCCCAACTGTCTATCTACGATTACATTAAATCTCTGGAACAACCTGACTAACTCACTATGCCAATTTCCCATAAAAATACGCCCAAACCGCAGGAGTTTGCTGCCATTGACCTGGGCTCAAACAGTTTTCATATGGTGATTGCCCGCGTGGTGGATGGCGCCATGCAGGTGCTCGGCAGGTTGAAACAGCGCGTCCATCTTGCTGACGGTCTGGATCACAATAATGTGCTGGGTGAAGACGCCATTCAACGGGGACTGGGTTGTCTGGCGCTGTTTGCAGAACGCCTGCAGGGCTTCAGCCCCGCCAACGTCACCATTGTGGGGACTCACACCCTACGCGAAGCAGTGAATGCGGAAGATTTTCTGCGCCGGGCTGCTGATGTCATCCCCTACCCTATCGAAGTGATTTCGGGCAACGAAGAAGCCCGTCTGATTTTTATGGGCGTGGAGCACACGCAGCCTGAAAAAGGCCGCAAGCTGGTGATCGACATTGGCGGCGGCTCAACAGAGATGGTGATCGGCGAGGATTTCGAGCCAAAGCTGGTAGAGAGCCGCCGCATGGGCTGCGTCAGCTTTGCCAATCTCTACTTCCCTGGCCGCATCATCAGCAAAGAGAATTTCCGTCGTGCCCGCCTGGCGGCCGCGCAAAAGCTGGAAACCATGGCCTGGCAATATCGGCTGACCGGCTGGCAGTATGCCCTCGGGGCTTCAGGCAGTATCAAAGCCGCCTGTGAAGTGCTGCTGGCGATGGGCGAGAAGGAGAAGCTGATCACCCCGGAGCGTCTGGAGATGCTTTATGACGAGGTGATCAAACATAAATCTTTTGATGCCCTGAGCCTGCCTGGTCTCTCTGAAGAGCGCAAAGCGGTATTTGTGCCGGGGCTGGCTATCCTGTGTGGGGTCTTTGATGCGCTGGCTATCCGTGAACTGCGTCTCTCTGACGGTGCGCTGCGTGAGGGCGTGCTGTATGAGATGGAAGGCCGGTTCCGCCATCAGGATATCCGCAGCCGCACAGCGCAAAGCCTGGCCAATCACTATGCCATCGAC
This genomic window from Erwinia sp. E_sp_B01_1 contains:
- the purM gene encoding phosphoribosylformylglycinamidine cyclo-ligase, with the translated sequence MTDKTSLSYKDAGVDIDAGNALVDRIKGVVKKTRRPEVMGGLGGFGALCALPQKYREPILVSGTDGVGTKLRLAMDLKRHDSIGIDLVAMCVNDLVVSGAEPLFFLDYYATGKLDVEIAASVITGIAEGCSQSGCALVGGETAEMPGMYHGEDYDVAGFCVGVVEKSEIIDGSKVQDGDVLIALGSSGPHSNGYSLVRKILEHSNTDPETTQLEGKPLADHLLAPTRIYVKNILSLIEQVDVHAVAHLTGGGFWENIPRVLPDNTQAVIDESSWQWPAVFGWMQEAGNVSRFEMYRTFNCGVGMLIALSAEEADKAVQLMTDAGEKAWKIGVIKASDSEERVVINA
- the pstA gene encoding phosphate ABC transporter permease PstA; translation: MSAVMSNHRWRWLTGGAVAVSLLAFILLIALLAWQGLRYFWPQPVTLYTVQQTLGTTQILGEVAQSQTVSRQQLEASGRKIPDNLPEEVTRYLIKTGNRDFSASDFQNILSSQIVSSEAPTGVIALQRRTGGMAYGWFDGLLENGQPLVARNMMRTLQQRIKQSQQHMSQAESLRRVSMAKLNSELERLAQRQRRLQQDNRYTAQAQSIHQADSAELQRQFSLKAQQLGELTSESNSTVLILRDAQGQQHRIPMNQILSAWYPNAMTYGEKWLQFGWQVWHFVSGTQGDTLGEGGVFPAIFGTVLMVLLMSVVVMPLGVIAAIWLHEYAGNSLMTRLVRIAVVNLAGVPSIVYGVFGLGFFVWLVGGSLDKVLFADALPAPTFGTPGLLWASLTLALLTLPVVIVATEEGLSRIPASLRQGSLALGATQAETLWHVTLPLAVPAMLTGLILAVARAAGETAPLMLVGVVKMVPELPIDAVFPYLHLDRKFMHLGFQIYDLAFQSPNAQADRPLVFATALLLVTIILALNVLAMALRHRLRERYRALMN
- the ppk1 gene encoding polyphosphate kinase 1 — protein: MGQEKLYIEKELSWLSFNERVLQEAADKTNPLIERMRFLGIYSNNLEEFYKVRFADLKRRILIGEEQGSPSTPRHLLKKIQARVLKADQEFDGLYNDLLLEMARNQIFLINERQLSPNQQSWLRHYFKHQLRQHITPILVNHDTDLIEFLKDDYTYLAVEIIRGAQISYALLEIPSDKVPRFVNLPPETPRRRKPMILLDNILRYCLGDIFRGFFDYDALNAYSMKMTRDAEYDLVTEMESSLLELMSSSLKQRLTAEPVRFVYQRDMPDAMVEMLGKKLNITNYDSIVPGGRYHNFKDFIGFPNVGKANLVNKPLPQLRHIWFDRFRNGFDAIRNRDVLLYYPYHTFEHVLELLRQASFDPAVLAIKINIYRVAKNSRIIDAMIHAAYNGKKVTVVVELQARFDEAANIHWAKRLTEAGVHVIFSAPGLKIHAKLFLISRRENGEIARYAHIGTGNFNEKTARIYTDYSLLTADARITNEVRRVFNFIENPYRPVSFEHLMVSPQNSRQMLYQLIDNEIANAQNGIPAGITLKINNLVDKGLVDRLYTASSVGVKVNLLVRGMCSLIPNLEGISENIRVISIVDRYLEHDRVYIFDNGGDKKVFLSSADWMTRNIDYRIEVAVSILDPILKQRVLDIIGILFSDTLKARFVDKELSNRYVPRGNRRKVRAQLSIYDYIKSLEQPD
- the ppx gene encoding exopolyphosphatase, with translation MPISHKNTPKPQEFAAIDLGSNSFHMVIARVVDGAMQVLGRLKQRVHLADGLDHNNVLGEDAIQRGLGCLALFAERLQGFSPANVTIVGTHTLREAVNAEDFLRRAADVIPYPIEVISGNEEARLIFMGVEHTQPEKGRKLVIDIGGGSTEMVIGEDFEPKLVESRRMGCVSFANLYFPGRIISKENFRRARLAAAQKLETMAWQYRLTGWQYALGASGSIKAACEVLLAMGEKEKLITPERLEMLYDEVIKHKSFDALSLPGLSEERKAVFVPGLAILCGVFDALAIRELRLSDGALREGVLYEMEGRFRHQDIRSRTAQSLANHYAIDSDQARRVLETTEQLYLQWRDQNPKLTNPQLSAMLKWAAMLHEVGLTINHSGMQRHSSYILQNTNLPGFNQDQQTLLATLVRFHRKAVKVDDLPRLTLFKKKQFLPLVFLLRLAALLNNQRQATNMPDLLKLETDDGHWTLTFPVDYFSQNTLVQLDLEREQSYWKEVTGWQLNIQEETRQ
- the purN gene encoding phosphoribosylglycinamide formyltransferase, with the translated sequence MKRLVVLVSGQGSNLQAILDGCQQGQIHGSVAAVFSNKSEAYGLTRAREAGVPAHALAASQFADREAFDNQLMLEIDAYAPDLVVLAGYMRILSPQFVQHYAGRMLNIHPSLLPKYPGLHTHRQAIENGDEEHGTSVHFVTEQLDGGPVILQAKVPVFAGDTEDEVNARVQHQEHAIYPLVVSWFVEGRLEMKDDAAWLDGEKLPLEGHAFD
- the pstB gene encoding phosphate ABC transporter ATP-binding protein PstB, encoding MADELETTLELENFSLWYGEKQALNEIALRIPKNRITALIGPSGCGKSTLLRSLNRMNELIDGCRTEGDIRINQQSILSGSQDLSALRRRVGMVFQRPNPFPKTIYENVVYGLRLQGVRDRRVLDEAVERALRAAALWSEVKDNLWQNALTLSSGQQQRLVIARAIAIEPEILLLDEPTSALDPISTLVIEELMSTLRQHFTLILVTHNMQQAARVSDFTAFMHQGSVVEFGETDELFTTPRQRRTEDYITGRYG
- a CDS encoding ABC transporter permease subunit, which codes for MSSTPIPAQFNDRRRQFIDRLTRRVVRVCGLAILLVMLLLFVWLLWVVVPLFSSPSLRSGQMIELPASQPAVALGMDAQQKWGWRIDDQGKGFFIPLNAQPVSAPYPLTKEPVTAVSTSDNVSILLHSSSGITLVQPRFNGSEGEPDWKFPLGDKPLAGSDDAATVMSIAQVNDRHWLVAQASPGGITLLNYQAGNVPEAFTLEMPDVNLLQLSPDGQLLFGVSGSILRVWRITASGPVLRDTQTLTSAPTRLALMSGGSSLLVADDKGIAQWFDIASESGPHLRYIRQFDGASAQAVLIAEAHRRVFATLSASGELMLFASKQQGAILTHQLPSGVRSAAFAPQGDGLVTESDGQWMHFRIDNPWPDISWRNLWQKVWYEHYPSPDYVWQSTSANDEYQGKFSLVPMVAGTLKAAGLAMLFATPLALAAAMYTAWFMAPGLRRWVKPAIEMMGALPSVVIGLIAGLWLAPQLADRLLGVLLLPLMLAGVLLLCSWGTLKLPPAWRKRLCGEGREIWMLLPLLLLTLVFCLWLVPVIEHRLGTGLAERFSEGYQQRNLLIAGVAMGFALVPLIFTLAEDAIFSVPASLGQGSLALGATPWQTLTRVVVPGASSGIFAALMIGFGRALGETMIVLMATGNTPVTEGGLLQGVRSLAANVAIEMPEAAAGSGHYRILFLSALVLLVFTLIVNTFAELIRQRLRQRYSQQEGQS